The sequence TGGGCCGATGGCACGGCGAAATTTTACGCCAGCCGGAAGGCAGTGGTGGCTTTGGTTATGATCCGGTGTTTTATTTGCCTAAATGGCAGTGCACAGCGGCCCAGTTATCGTCTGAGGTGAAAAACCAGCACAGTCATCGCGCGCAAGCCTTAAAAGCACTCGTCACTCAGCTTTCGGTTGAATAACGGAGCGGGTGTCGTCATGGATAGCCTTGCACACGACCCAGTGACCCCAGCAGATACCTGGGTTTTTAGCCCGCATATTCCACTTAGTCTTTATATTCATTATCCTTGGTGTGTGCAAAAGTGTCCTTACTGCGATTTTAATTCACACCAAGCGAAAGTAGATTTAGCCGAGCAAGAGCATCTTTATTTAGACGCGGTGATTGCGCAGTTAACTGCCAGTTTGCCACTGATTTGGGGACGTCCCATTCAATCCATTTTTTTTGGCGGCGGAACACCGAGCTTAATGTCGGCAGCGGGCTTTAGTCATTTAATGACTCAGGTTCGTCAATTGCTGCCGCTTGCTGCCGGCTGTGAAATCACCCTAGAAGCCAATCCGGGTACGGTTGATGAAGCGAAATTTGCGGCCTTCTATGCGGCGGGTGTCAATCGTTTGTCGATTGGCATTCAGAGCTTTAACCCCGAGCATCTTCAGGCGTTAGGGCGTATTCATGACGAGCAGCAGGCCTGGTCGGCGATTGCCACTGCTAAGGCAGTCGGTTTTGAGCGTATTAATCTCGATTTAATGTATGGTTTACCCAACCAAACGCTCGCACAAGCGTTGGATGATTTAGCGCAGGCCTTAGCTGCCGATACTGGTCACCTATCTCATTATCAATTAACCCTAGAGCCAAATACGCCCTTTTATCGTCAACCACCGGTTTTGCCGGATGATGATCATTGTTGGGAGATGCAAGAAGCTTGTCAAAGCCGCTTAGCCGCAGCGGGCTATCAGCATTATGAAGTATCCGCCTATGCCAAAGCGCAGCAGGCCTGCCAGCATAACCTGAACTACTGGCAATTTGGTGACTATCTTGGCTTAGGTGCCGGCGCGCATGGTAAATTGACCTTTGTGAATGAGCAGTCCATTTGGCGCTCGCAAATGCCTAGTTCTCCGGGGAGTTATATTCGTGAGGTGAATCAAGCGATGCAACAGGGGCTAGCGGTGCAGAATCCAAAACAGTTGGGGCGCTGGTGGCAGGTTGAGCCGGATGAACGGCTGTTTGAATTTATGTTAAATGGGTTAAGATTACAGCAAGGGTTTGATGTGTCCTTGATCAGTGAGCGCACTGGTTTAGTGGCGGATCATTGGGAAGCGCAACTTAATGAGTTGGCGCAACAGGGCTGGTTAACCCTGTCACCTGCTGATGCGGCTATCACGGCACGTAGGTTGAACCTGACCGAACAGGGACACCGTTATTTAAATAGTTTATTGGCCCAGTGGGTTTAGATGGGTTTCAGGATTTAATTAAGGCAAGGAGTGGGCTATGTCCGTAGCAGACGCAACATCCTCATCATCAGATTTATCGACACCGCAAACGCGACCACCGCGTCATCCGGTCGTGCGTTGGTTTAAAGCGATTGCGATCATTATTGCTACCTTGATTATTTTTGTCGTCGCCGCGTTTTATATTGCCTTGCATCTGATTGACTTTAATAAGTATCAGCCGCTGATTGCCAATGAGCTAAATCAGAAGTTAGGTATTGAGGCGGAATTTAATGGTGAAGTGCGCGCCCAAAAATGGCCGTTTGCAATGCAAGCCGATCAGCTGACCTTACAGGGTGAGTGGCAAGACTATTGGTGGCGGGCGGAGATTGAGGACGTCAAAATTAAACTGTCACTGAACGATTTAGTCCGTCAACAGCAGGCTAATCCCGTTGGCATTGAATGGTTGGTCAGCACACTCAGTTGGGGTGAACTTGGTCAAGAACAACCTATTGCCAGTATTAACGATTGGCAAGGCGAGGCGGGTATGAGCCAGCTGGACCAGCAGGCCTGGTTCATTGATATGCAATTTTATCTAGCCGAAAAATTACAGCGCATCCAGATTAATCCATTGGCTTATGACAAAAGCACCCAAACGTTGAGCTGGCAAGAACTGGTGTGGCGCCAAGGCCATCAAGCAGAAAAGGTGATGACCGCCCAAGGTTCGATCACTTGGCAGCCGTCATTGAATTGGTCGCTCAGCGCCAATCTTGTTAATTTGAATCCGCGTGAGTTGACTGAAGTGTTTGGTGCCCATTGGCCTAATTTTGTGGCCGAAGATGCCTTTACACGTTTGAGTGGGCAGTTAGACACGCGCGGTGAACCTCAGTCTTGGTCATTGGACATGGCGCCTTTAACCTTGGACCAAACCCAGCTAACCGGGCAGATTGAGTTTAGAGATCAAGTGAAACTGCAATTGGGTTTATCTTTGGATGAACTGAACATGGATT comes from Thiomicrospira aerophila AL3 and encodes:
- a CDS encoding AsmA family protein, which translates into the protein MSVADATSSSSDLSTPQTRPPRHPVVRWFKAIAIIIATLIIFVVAAFYIALHLIDFNKYQPLIANELNQKLGIEAEFNGEVRAQKWPFAMQADQLTLQGEWQDYWWRAEIEDVKIKLSLNDLVRQQQANPVGIEWLVSTLSWGELGQEQPIASINDWQGEAGMSQLDQQAWFIDMQFYLAEKLQRIQINPLAYDKSTQTLSWQELVWRQGHQAEKVMTAQGSITWQPSLNWSLSANLVNLNPRELTEVFGAHWPNFVAEDAFTRLSGQLDTRGEPQSWSLDMAPLTLDQTQLTGQIEFRDQVKLQLGLSLDELNMDFYRAHSSLQPGETYLPIAVPVTTLRETPFEGKLAINSLRLWGGHYQNIQASMSGEAGLVELNPLRVDLYQGHWAGDMLIDVTGDTPAFGLNWHWHEVMIGDWLAAIMDYRDLSGQLNGQARIQTAGSNEQALKYNAQGQFELQLLNGEYRGLDLNRLLMAQIPQAGDTTVFQQLTVSGQIVDGVMTVRPIQLASTNFDISGHGQVHLPTSLTRGQLILDYKQPPTPLGFLAGAKLPVEMDGPLLAPRWFIDSREVLQHNNLLDLFIGH
- the hemW gene encoding radical SAM family heme chaperone HemW; translated protein: MDSLAHDPVTPADTWVFSPHIPLSLYIHYPWCVQKCPYCDFNSHQAKVDLAEQEHLYLDAVIAQLTASLPLIWGRPIQSIFFGGGTPSLMSAAGFSHLMTQVRQLLPLAAGCEITLEANPGTVDEAKFAAFYAAGVNRLSIGIQSFNPEHLQALGRIHDEQQAWSAIATAKAVGFERINLDLMYGLPNQTLAQALDDLAQALAADTGHLSHYQLTLEPNTPFYRQPPVLPDDDHCWEMQEACQSRLAAAGYQHYEVSAYAKAQQACQHNLNYWQFGDYLGLGAGAHGKLTFVNEQSIWRSQMPSSPGSYIREVNQAMQQGLAVQNPKQLGRWWQVEPDERLFEFMLNGLRLQQGFDVSLISERTGLVADHWEAQLNELAQQGWLTLSPADAAITARRLNLTEQGHRYLNSLLAQWV